From Solanum stenotomum isolate F172 chromosome 2, ASM1918654v1, whole genome shotgun sequence:
AAAGTGAGATGACCTCTCTTTTTATACAATCCCAAAAAGATGCAACGTACTATGAAAAGATGATAAGTGTTGTAGGGCAAAAGTTCTTTGAGGTTGTCAGGATGGGAGAATTTATTgaaaaaggtattaaaattGGGAGAATCACTAATTTGGTAGCCCTGCAAGCGACAAGTAAGGCAATTCAGTCGGATTCAATTGGAGGAGTCCTTAAGAAGAGGAAGGACGGTGTGTCTGCTGTCATGACCATCCAGGAACGTAGGCCAAACCAAATGTTAACCTACCAAAACCCATTACCCCAACCTTCATACTATAGTCAGTATACCCAAATTCCTCAACCATATTATCAACCTTCACCTGCCCCTTACCCAGTTTACACCACCCAACCAACGTATTGTCCACCTAGAGCACCTGCCTATCCAAATCCATTACGATACCAACCCGCATATCCAGCCCAATCCCACTACCAACCACAAAACCGTCCATCAAATGCACCCAAACCCTgcccaaactttgaaagaagaCCAGCCAAAACTAATACACCTTTAGCCCAACTATATGAACGGTTGAGAACTGCAGGAGTACTCCAACCAATCCAAGGACGAATTCCCAATCCCCTTCCTGGATGGTATGATGAGACCAAACACTGTGCATATCACTCTGGAGCTATTGGACATGATACTGAAAGTTGTCTTACTCTTAAAGACAAGATTGAGGCATTAATCAAAGAAGGAATCATTCAACTCAAAGGTGTTGCCTCCAATGTAAACAACAACCCGTTGCCAAATCATGGAAATGTTCACATGATCTCCGTTGATGAAGATTGCAATTTGAAAGGGACCATAGTACCAGTCAAGATAGAGAAGGATGTTGAGACATCGACCTTTATTTCTCCTGTAATCACAGTCCAAGTACGAGCACCAATTGAAGTGGAAGCTTTTCTTCCTAAGCCTAAGATCATGGCCCTATCATCCCCTTTTGACACTAATGCAGTTCCTTGGGATTACTCGATTGATGCAAGGGacaaaggaaaaggaaagataGTTGTAGAAGCTGCTGCTGCAGGAATGACAAGATTCGGGCGTTGTTATGCCCCTGAAGAAGTTGTACGAGGAGGACCAAACAAGGAAAACAACCAAAAAAAGGTTGTGACAGAGGCTGAAGTGGAAGATTTCTGGAGGAAGATGCCAACTAAGGAATATTCAGTTGTTGAACAACTGAAGAAAACTCCTGCTCAAATTTCCTTAATGGCCTTACTGGTGAATTCTGCAACTCATAGGAACGCTTTGGTGAAGGTTTTAAATGAAGCTTATGTTCCAGTTGAGACCACTAGTGAGAACTTTTCTGCCATAGTAGGATAAGTTTTGGAAGTTAACAAAGTCACCTTTCATGAAGATGAGTTGTTGCCTGAAGGTTTGGGATAACAAAGCGTTGAACATTACTGCCAGATGTAGGGATAAGTTTATTTCAAGAGTTCTGATTGATAATGGTTCTGTTAACATATGCCCTTTCACTACTCTTCAAGCTTTGGGAATCGAAATTGGAAAGATTCATGAAAGTCATGTAAGGGTTAAAAGCTTTGATGGGACACAAAGGGGAGTCATTAGAGAAATTGATTTGCCATTGCAAATTGGACCTGTGGAGTTCATTGTGAAATTCCAAGTGTTGGATATATCTGCTAGTTATAATTTATTACTTGGAAGGCCATAGATTCATATGGCTGGTGTGGTCCCTTCCACTTTGCACCAGACCTTGAAATTTGTTTGGAACCATCAGGAAATTGTTGTTCATGGAGAAGGTAACAACTCAATATATCTTGAAAATTCAATCCCTGTTATTGAAAGTATGGAAGAGTTGGATGGGTCTGTATTCCATATTAGGGAAGTGTGCTACTCAAGTTGGAAAGGTAAATTTGCCATGTGTGCTTATGATGGTGGCTTGGGAAATGTTGAAGAATGGTTTTATCCCGGGTCAAGGTCTTGGAGCGAAATTGGATGGAATTGTGGAACCAATTCAATTGCCTGGCCAGAAATACACCTTTAGTCTCGAATACGAGCCTACTCCTGAAGAAATATCATCGGCTAATCTCAAAAGGAAAAGTGACATTCCCTTACCACAACCTATCTCGCCCTTGAATCAGTCATTTTCCAAGGCGTTTGCTGCACAAGAATTAGAAGAAGCTGTTGAAGATAACCTCACAGAAGGACTCAAAAACTTGTTcattgaagaagttgaatgCAATATGATTTTGGAAGACTGCACCGAGGCCCCGACCATATGGGATGCTATGCTTGGAGATGCTTTGAACAATTGGACTTGTAACCCATCCCTGGTTCTTCGGGAATCTTGGTAGATGATTGTATTGGAATTAACAAAACAACATGATTCAAATTGAGACCTGAATTGTGTTGTTGAATTTGATGTGTTTTGCCTCTATCTTTTGAAAGCTTAAATGGCAAATCTATGTTacctttttttaatctttaaattttaaaatttgtcctcgattatttgttttatttttatttcttatctcTTTTTCAGCAAGCAAACTAATAAATCTGTCAATGCCGAGAATGTGACATGTAATGAAACGAGCGAACAAACCCCGAACAATGAACAAACTTTTGCAGAATATGAAGAAGATGTGCAGTCTGGAGAGTTGACCAAGGAGTTTGAACATTTTGAGAATAAAGAAAAGCCAAACTTGGATGAAACTGAGACGATAAATTTGGGAGATTCAGCAAAATTGGTGAGGGATACAAGAATTAGTGTCCATTTGACTCTGTCCCAAAGAAAAGAACTTATTGATCTTTTGAGACAATACATGGATGTGTTCGCATGGTCTTACGATGATATGCCGGGTCTAAGCACATATATTGTTTCACACAGGTTGCCAATTGATCCCTCTTGCCCCCCAGTAAAGCAAAAGCCGAGAAAGATCAAGCCTGatttgagtttaagggttaaggAAGAAGTCTCCAAGCAATTTGATGCTAATGTCATCCGGGTCACCAAGTATCCCACGTGGTTGGCTAACATCGTACCAGTgccaaagaaagatggaaaaatcAGAGTATGCGTAGATTATCGAGATCTCAACAAGGCTAGCCCGAAGGATGATTTTCCTCTCCCAAATATTCACATACTTATTGATAATTGTACAAAGCATGAGTTGCAGTCATTTGTTGATTGCTTTGCAGGATATCATCAGATTTTAATGGATGAAGACGATGCAGAGAAAACTGCATTCATCATGCCTTGGGGAGTATATTGTTACCGGGTAATGCCTTTTGGACTCAAGAATGCAGGGGCAACATATATGAGAGCTATGACTACCATATTTCATGACATGATCCATAAGGAGATTGAAGTCTATGTGGATGATGTCATCATTAAGTCACGGAAGAGCTTAGACCATATAATAAATTTGAAGAAGTTCTTCGACAGATTAAGGCGGTACAATCTGAAGTTAAATCTTGCAAAGTGTGCATTTGGTGTCCCTTCTGGGAAGTTGTTGGGTTTTATCGTGAGTAGGAAAGGGATAGAGTTGGATCCTTCAAAGATAAAAGGCTATTCAAGACTTTCCTCCTCCAAAGAGTCGAAAAGATGTAATGAGTTTTCTTGGTCGCCTCAATTACATTAGTCGATTCATTGCACAATCCACTGTAATTTGCGAGCCAATCTTCAAGCTGCTGAGGAAAGATGCTGCAACTAAATGGACGGAAGATTGTCAGAAAGCTTTTGACAGAATCAAGAAGTATTTATCTAGTCCACCAGTCTTGGTGCCCCCAGAATCTGGAAGACCATTATTGTTATATTTGTCAGTGTTTGACAATGCATTTGGATGTGTGCTGGGACAACATGATGAAACTGGAAAGAAGGAGCAAGCTATATATTACCTaagcaaaaagttcactccTTATGAAACTCGGTATACTTTATTGGAGCGCActtgttgtgctttgacttgggtTGCACAAAAGTTAAGACATTATTTATGTGCGTATACCACTTTTCTCATCTGAAGGATGGATCCACTCAAGTATATATTTCAAAACCCTATGCCCATTGGAAGGTTGGCGAAGTGGCAAATTTTGCTATGTGAATTTGACATTATTTATGTCACTCAAAAGGCCATCAAGGGACAAGCGCTAGCTGATCATCTCGCCGAAAATCTCGTGGATGAAGAGTATAGGCCTCTTAAAAGTTATTTGCCTGATTAAGAGGTTTTATTTATTGGAGAGGATATTTCCGAAGAATATCCCGGGTGGAGAATGTTTTTTGATGGTGTTGCAAATTCCAAAGGAGTCGGTGCTGGAGCAGTGTTGATTTCAGAATCAGGTCAACATTATCCTATCTCAACAAAGTTCAGATTCTTATGCACAAATAATATGGCAGAGTACAAGGCTTGTATTCTTGGGCTTAGAATGGCTGTTGACATGAATATACAAGAATTGTTAGTTATAGGAGATTCCGACTTATtgattcatcaggttcaaggCGAATGGAGcacaaaaatgtgaaaatactCCCATATTTGTTGTGTGTGAAAGAATTGTGCAAGAAATTcgtcaaaataaaattcaagcATATTCCACGAGCTCAGAACGAGTTTGCAGACGCGTTGGCAACCCTGGCTTCTATGATTCAACATCCAGACAAGAACTACATAGATCCAATCAAGGTCAATGTACAAGATCAGCCAGCCTATTGTTTCCATGTAGGTGAAGAACCGGATGGAGAACCTTGGTACTATGACATTAAGAGTAACTCAGAGAAGGAGACTATCCAGAAGGAGTAACCAATGTTCAAAAGAAGACATTTCGGAGACTCGCAAATCACTTTTTCCTaagtggggaaatcctttataggaggactccagatttgGGATTGTTAAGATATGTTAACTCTCAAGAGGCAAGCAAGTTGATTGAAGAAATACATGGGGGTACACGTGGGCCGCACATGAATGGTTTCACTTTGGCAAAGAAGATTCTACGAGCCAGATATTTTTGGATGACCATGGAAACAAATTGCATCCGTTTTGTGAGAAAGTGTCTTCAATGTCAGATTCATGGTGATTTGATTCGGGTTCCATCGAATGAGCTAAATGTGACGAGTTCTCCTTGGCcatttgtagcttggggcatggatgtcattggccCTATTGAGCCAGCCGCCTCAAATGGACACAGGTTCATTCTGGTAGCTATTGATTATTTCACAAAGTGGGTAGAAACATCTTCATACAAGTCTGTGACAAAGAAGGTGGTGACAGATTTTGTTCGCAATAACATCATTTGTAGATTTGGGATCCCCGAGTCAATTATTACAGATAATAGAGCTAATCTTAATAGTGGCTTGATGCATGAGATATGTGAGAAGTTCAAAATTATTCATCGCAATTCCATTCCTTATCGACCTCAGATGAATGGAGCAGTTGAGGCCGCCAACAAAAATATCAAGAGGATATTGCGGAAAATGACTGCTAACTACAAGCATTGGCATGAGAGTTTGTCTTTTGCCGTTCTTGGCTATCGCACCACAATCAGGACTTCGACTGGGGCAGCACCTTATCTTTTGGTTTATGGAACAGAAGCAGTATTACCAATGGAAGTTGAGATACCATCTCTAAGgatcatccaagaagctgagTTAAGTGATGCCAAGTGGATGCAAAACCGGTATGAACAATTGATGCTCATTGATGAAAAAAGAATGAATGCAGTTTGTCACGGGCAGCTTTATCAACACAGGATGGCCAAAGCTTTCAACAAGAAAGTAAGATTGAGACAGTTTGAACCAGGACAATTGGTGTTGAAGCGAATATTCCAGCACCAAGATGAAGCTAAGGGAAAGTTTGCACCCAATTGGCAAGGACCTTACATAGTTCACCGAGTACTGACTGGAGGAGCTTTGATTTTAGCAGAAATGGATGGCAAGATATGGCCAAAAGCTATCAATGCAGATGCGGTTAAGAGATACTACATCTAGAggtttctatttcattttcttgtaatCTTTTTGTCATGTATTGGAAACTACGTCTTGACCTGATTCCCATGGCGGGATACGTAGGAAATCCACATCGGATTTGGTCCTTTAGTAGGTTTTGCAAAAGTTCCTTTCTATGTAATATGAACTACGCTTGGCCTGATACCCTTGgtgggatacgtaggcggcctatatCGGCTTCGGTcactttatttgatttttttttcatttctccatttctttGTATGTAGCGAACTACGTATGACTTGATTCCGTTcggatacgtaggcaacccgaGGAGGGTTCGGCccctttatttcaattttaattgtaTCCTTAGGTTATGTTTGTCTTGGTGCCATGATAGAATAGTGTGCAACCTATAGAAGGTTTGGAATCATCGCGACCAAAGGACAACGCATCTCTTTTGCAAAACTGGGACAATTTTTAAGGGGCATCATTGCAAGAAGATATCAAGATATTTGAAGAGTATATGGTCAATCGAATCATCCGACAGAAGAAATACTTCAGATAAAGGACGTTCGCTTTTTTTCATGACATGTCACAATTTGAAGTTCGACAAATtcttgctatatatatatatacgtatataattttatcttattttcaaatatgattttcaatcaaacgtttcctttttatttattttcttgttattcattTAACCAAGATTTAGAATGGACAGAGGTTATGAGTCCAAGCAAAGCTGGAAGAAAGAAGTATGAAGAGCCAAACCTTCAAAGTCAACGCGAATCAACCTCCTccaaaacttataatttttctttgagTGCAGGTTTATCAGAATTACCAGAAGTTGAGAAGTCAATAACATTCATAGCATCGAAAGGACTATATGTCGAGTGGTTTGAGTTACTtacttataaatttataattcgAAAACTTATAAGTAAAGCTTTATAAGTTTTCAAATGTGTTGataacaaatattatttaataaaacacATTGCGCATGATTTTGCTCTGCATAAATGCCTTTAAATGCACAACACAAATGCTTTCAGATATTTCCAACTGCACTGCACATTTGCTTCGAGATATTTTTCAAATGCACCACACAAATGCTTTCAGATTTTTCGCATGCATGCTTTCAAATACTATAAACGCACTGCACAAATGCTTTCAGATATTTCAAATGCACCGCACAAATGCTTCGCACAAATGCATATTTCCAAATGCACTGCACAAATGCCTTCAATTATTTTCAAACGCACTGCACAAATGCTTCTAAATATTTTCAAATGCTTTATATTTCGcacaaatgtatattttcaaatGCACAAATACTTTCAAGTATTTTAAAAAGGAATCCCACATTGCTTTATCGCTTTTCTAATGCATTGCACAAATGTTTTCAGTTGATTGCACATAtgttttcttatattattgCATAAATGTTTTACCAGTCTGCATTGCTTTCAAAGACCTCCTTTTCACAAATCACCTATCTTAAAAAGTCtcatttttaaatcatttggCTAAAAGCCTCATATCCATAATTTATTTGGTTAAGGCCTCATTTTCATTAATCATTGCTGAAAAGCATCATTCCTCATGAATCATCGGCCTTAAACtcctttttcataaattttacaAGATTTCATCTCATTAAGTCATTTCGGCTTGCAAGGCcgtattttcataaattcacacCCAGGAGGTGTTATTTCCATATGTTTATCGCACCATGCTTTATGTTCAGTATTATTAACTGTTTTGTCAAGTTTGAGTTCTGCAGGAGCTTtagcacaacgtggaacttcATCTAAGCAGTGAACTGGGGCAATTTATTGAGAAAGTTTAGCTTTCCAACAAAGGTCAAAGGTCTACCTCTAACTCTACTCGACTCCACTCTCAAATACTCATCTATGATCACGATACCAGTAACATCATAATCCAATACTAGGCAACTTTTGTAGGCTTGCGACTACCTTGTTCCCGAAATCCTCTACCTCATAAGTTATCCAATGCTCATATTGTCTTTCCTCGCCTCCAAGGTCGCATTTATTGGTCGGGACAAAATTGGCTATTATGTCAACTTCTTTGCCCAAAAACTCTTACATCGTCTCTGGTCAAAGAGGGAcaagctgttgacacccaattttgaccttcCTTTCTTCCAATTCATTGTTTTCGAGCTTCTAATTTAATAACGCATCAAATTATCCTTTTTCGCAACTATTTTTACTACTACGACTATCTCTctacaaaaattatatattttattatcgAAATGACTATTATCACTTTTACacctcttttcttaaataatcAATTGTTGTCATCTTATTTCTAGtttcctatttatttaattaatcataagtcaatattttataaatatattttatattagcgatatttttattatgtaatttttttagttgttatcatatcataatatatactatattaGTTATTAAGTTGGAAgcccaaaataatttaaaagaagagGCCATTAAATTCAGCCCACAGACCCAACAATATCAGACCAAATTGGTCAGcccacaaaaataaatacatctTAACCCAAATTCGTCCCAATTTTTGG
This genomic window contains:
- the LOC125855709 gene encoding uncharacterized protein LOC125855709 translates to MAQEFMDRFKFNTEAISDRFYLMKLEKKSTELFREYEMRWRADAEKVQPPMTESEMTSLFIQSQKDATYYEKMISVVGQKFFEVVRMGEFIEKGIKIGRITNLVALQATSKAIQSDSIGGVLKKRKDGVSAVMTIQERRPNQMLTYQNPLPQPSYYSQYTQIPQPYYQPSPAPYPVYTTQPTYCPPRAPAYPNPLRYQPAYPAQSHYQPQNRPSNAPKPCPNFERRPAKTNTPLAQLYERLRTAGVLQPIQGRIPNPLPGWYDETKHCAYHSGAIGHDTESCLTLKDKIEALIKEGIIQLKGVASNVNNNPLPNHGNVHMISVDEDCNLKGTIVPVKIEKDVETSTFISPVITVQVRAPIEVEAFLPKPKIMALSSPFDTNAVPWDYSIDARDKGKGKIVVEAAAAGMTRFGRCYAPEEVVRGGPNKENNQKKVVTEAEVEDFWRKMPTKEYSVVEQLKKTPAQISLMALLVNSATHRNALVKVLNEAYVPVETTSENFSAIVG